A region of Streptomyces sp. NBC_01267 DNA encodes the following proteins:
- a CDS encoding acyl-CoA dehydrogenase family protein: protein MNLEWSAEQLALHNRLREHGGSPAPGQSGGGGASWQALAADQVMALPVPVEYGGLGHSALTCAFALEGLGYGCRDIGLLVSAGAHMWAVQHPIVKFGTPQQKATYLPGLASGTLTGAHAITETETGSDALAMEAVAVKDGTKYRLSGRKRFVTNAPLADVFLVYATLGQQFGFTGVTAFLVERDHPGLKVEAEYQKAGLRSCPWGQVVLDDCVVDESRRLGAEKQGSKIFASVMAWERTLLLAPLLGAVEAQLEECVQRSLSRRQFRRRIASFQSVSNRIVDLRVRLESARNLTYRAAWELADNEESFYPEMVKLAISEAAVATFEGAMQIFGGYGYTEEAGIEERLRDALGTRISSGTSDMQRSVIAAKLGMR, encoded by the coding sequence GTGAATCTTGAGTGGTCCGCGGAGCAACTCGCGCTGCACAACCGCCTCCGCGAGCACGGCGGTTCTCCTGCACCCGGGCAGTCGGGCGGGGGCGGCGCCAGCTGGCAGGCGCTCGCCGCCGACCAGGTCATGGCGCTGCCCGTGCCTGTCGAGTACGGCGGTCTGGGCCATTCCGCGCTCACCTGTGCCTTTGCCCTCGAAGGGCTCGGATACGGCTGCCGGGACATCGGGCTGCTCGTCTCGGCCGGCGCTCACATGTGGGCCGTGCAGCACCCGATCGTGAAGTTCGGCACGCCGCAGCAGAAAGCGACGTACCTGCCCGGCCTGGCGAGCGGGACGCTGACCGGCGCGCACGCCATCACCGAGACAGAGACCGGTTCCGACGCGCTCGCGATGGAGGCCGTCGCCGTCAAGGACGGGACGAAGTACCGGCTGTCGGGACGCAAGAGATTCGTGACGAACGCGCCGCTGGCCGATGTGTTCCTCGTCTACGCGACGCTCGGGCAGCAGTTCGGGTTCACGGGTGTGACGGCGTTCCTGGTGGAGCGCGATCATCCCGGGCTGAAGGTCGAGGCCGAGTACCAGAAGGCCGGACTCCGATCGTGCCCGTGGGGGCAGGTGGTCCTCGATGACTGCGTCGTGGACGAGAGCCGGCGGTTGGGTGCCGAGAAGCAGGGGTCGAAGATCTTCGCCTCGGTGATGGCATGGGAGCGGACCCTGCTGCTCGCTCCGTTGCTGGGTGCCGTCGAGGCGCAGCTCGAAGAGTGTGTACAACGATCCCTGTCCCGACGGCAGTTCCGGCGCCGGATCGCTTCCTTCCAGTCGGTGTCGAACCGGATCGTCGACCTGCGGGTCAGGCTGGAATCGGCTCGTAACCTCACCTACCGGGCCGCCTGGGAACTGGCGGACAACGAAGAGTCCTTCTACCCGGAGATGGTCAAGCTCGCCATCAGCGAGGCCGCAGTGGCCACGTTCGAGGGCGCCATGCAGATCTTCGGCGGCTACGGATACACGGAAGAAGCCGGGATCGAGGAGCGGCTCCGGGACGCACTCGGCACCAGAATTTCCTCGGGGACCTCGGACATGCAGCGATCTGTCATAGCGGCGAAGCTCGGAATGAGGTGA
- a CDS encoding acyl carrier protein, whose protein sequence is MQVRRRLIEILDLELSPEDIADELPLYSATIGLDSLSLLELITRLESDLSCEINDEALMKVDLVDVGSLVQLVTTQAA, encoded by the coding sequence ATGCAGGTCAGGCGCCGGCTCATCGAGATTCTCGACCTTGAGCTGTCTCCGGAGGACATAGCGGATGAACTCCCTTTGTACTCCGCCACGATCGGCCTGGATTCGCTGAGTCTCCTTGAACTCATCACCCGGCTCGAAAGCGATCTCTCCTGTGAGATCAACGACGAAGCGCTCATGAAGGTCGACCTCGTCGACGTGGGAAGTCTGGTCCAGCTGGTGACCACACAGGCGGCCTGA
- a CDS encoding amino acid adenylation domain-containing protein — translation MERSPSTTAGTLVDHLEKSARDNPGKIAVKERNRQISYAELDEISDLVAGTLAGRGQDGTMRVGIWLNKSIEAVAAIHAVLRSGGAYVPIDPTAPVRRAATIIADCGMTWLITTTDRVETLRATRPEVLSSLSVLVVGGDPAQAPDDLSVVSWADALARGTRTTRTAAGPDPDDVAYILYTSGSTGTPKGVTLSHGNARAFVDWAGREFGVTSVDVLASHAPLHFDLSVLDVFVAVAAGACVSLVPESWQGLGAALNQFVADEKISMWYSVPSALRRMVEAKNSELLAASRLRVVSFAGEAYSTHHLRALRDKVPTGAALYNLYGPTETNVCTFHRVEDEDFGAAAGAAPPIGQPCPYAGAILLAEDRTRLPGNGEMVGELCISGESVMRGYWNDPAKTASRIVDQTDGRFYRTGDIVRRDRDGRYVFIGRNDSLVKIKGYRVELGEIEAALESSPAVDQAVCVAVGDSASGDTRLAAFVTPLSGVVTDERDMRRQCRESLPSYMVPELIEILPALEYTSTGKVDRLALTALAESRITMRRAGPGAARK, via the coding sequence GTGGAGCGGTCACCTTCGACAACTGCCGGGACCCTGGTGGACCATCTGGAGAAGTCCGCGCGGGACAACCCCGGCAAGATCGCCGTCAAAGAGAGAAACCGGCAGATCAGCTATGCCGAACTGGACGAGATCAGCGATCTGGTGGCGGGAACCCTGGCCGGTCGCGGCCAGGACGGAACCATGCGTGTGGGGATCTGGCTGAACAAGTCGATCGAAGCGGTGGCCGCCATCCATGCGGTGCTCCGGAGCGGCGGGGCCTATGTGCCGATCGATCCGACCGCGCCCGTCCGGCGAGCGGCCACCATCATCGCCGATTGCGGTATGACGTGGCTGATCACGACTACGGACAGAGTCGAGACGCTACGTGCGACCAGGCCCGAGGTGCTGTCCTCGCTCTCCGTTCTCGTCGTCGGCGGGGATCCGGCGCAGGCACCGGACGATCTCTCCGTGGTGTCCTGGGCCGACGCACTCGCCCGTGGTACGCGGACAACGCGCACTGCCGCGGGGCCGGATCCCGATGATGTGGCCTACATCCTGTACACGTCGGGCTCGACCGGCACGCCCAAGGGCGTGACCCTGTCGCACGGCAACGCCCGCGCCTTCGTCGACTGGGCGGGGCGCGAGTTCGGTGTGACGTCCGTGGACGTACTGGCCAGTCATGCCCCGCTCCACTTCGACCTGTCCGTCCTCGATGTCTTCGTGGCCGTGGCGGCGGGTGCTTGTGTGTCGCTGGTGCCGGAGAGCTGGCAAGGCCTCGGCGCGGCCTTGAACCAGTTCGTCGCCGACGAGAAGATCTCGATGTGGTACTCCGTACCGAGCGCGCTGCGAAGAATGGTCGAGGCGAAGAATTCCGAACTCCTCGCGGCCTCCCGGCTGAGGGTCGTGTCCTTTGCCGGTGAGGCGTATTCCACGCACCATCTGAGAGCGTTGCGGGACAAGGTGCCCACGGGGGCCGCTCTCTACAACCTCTACGGCCCGACCGAGACGAACGTCTGCACCTTCCACCGTGTCGAGGACGAGGATTTCGGTGCGGCTGCCGGTGCGGCCCCGCCCATCGGGCAGCCGTGCCCCTATGCCGGAGCGATCCTGCTCGCGGAGGACCGGACCAGGTTGCCCGGCAACGGCGAAATGGTCGGCGAGCTGTGTATCTCCGGTGAATCGGTCATGCGTGGATACTGGAACGATCCCGCGAAGACAGCGAGCCGGATCGTCGATCAGACCGACGGACGCTTCTATCGCACCGGTGACATCGTGCGCCGCGACCGCGACGGGCGGTATGTCTTCATCGGCCGCAACGACAGCCTGGTCAAGATCAAGGGCTACCGTGTCGAGCTGGGGGAGATCGAGGCGGCACTGGAGTCCTCGCCCGCGGTCGACCAGGCCGTATGCGTGGCCGTCGGCGATTCGGCGTCCGGCGATACGCGCCTCGCGGCGTTCGTCACCCCGCTGTCCGGCGTCGTGACGGACGAGCGGGACATGCGCCGCCAGTGCCGTGAATCACTGCCCTCCTACATGGTCCCGGAACTGATCGAGATCCTGCCGGCCCTGGAGTACACCTCCACCGGAAAAGTCGACCGTCTGGCGCTGACCGCTCTTGCGGAGAGCCGGATCACCATGCGCCGGGCAGGCCCCGGGGCGGCCCGGAAATAG
- a CDS encoding MFS transporter, with product MQLRTPSYVDVLRTPHATRTFGAALLGRLCYGITPLSLMLALTGSGRSYAVAGGAEALFAAGATLLAPLRAKLIDRHGLRRALLPMALVFALLLAALGATAWWHGAPVALIIGVAGAAGSCAPPLGPTMRALWNELIPDSPDLLRRAFSLDTVAEEVLFLAGPLLAGLIATLAAPSAGLLLSASLVACGTTALVISPAVRPAAHRSEERGEAGRLGRAIVQPVMAALGIGFCLGTVSLLMVAFARFHHQGAAVAWCSAALSAGSALGGLAYGTVNWKISSRKQLPILVAGPAIGIGVAGLSPNLTVLALIALCTGVCISPGLSAAYLVANQSAAPQARVRAGTWVNTAVNAGNTTGAATIGFAISNLPLHTSFALAAAPALLLAGAAFLFVRVKSESILQEGSSVASS from the coding sequence ATGCAATTGCGTACACCTTCGTACGTTGACGTCCTCCGTACCCCCCACGCGACCCGCACGTTCGGCGCGGCGCTACTGGGCAGACTCTGCTACGGCATCACTCCGCTCTCCCTCATGCTCGCGCTGACCGGCAGCGGCCGGTCGTACGCGGTCGCGGGCGGCGCCGAGGCACTCTTCGCCGCCGGAGCCACCCTGCTCGCCCCGCTGCGAGCCAAGTTGATCGACCGTCACGGCCTGCGGCGTGCGCTGTTGCCGATGGCGCTCGTCTTTGCCCTCCTGCTCGCCGCGCTCGGTGCCACCGCATGGTGGCACGGTGCGCCTGTCGCGCTCATCATCGGTGTCGCCGGCGCCGCGGGTTCCTGTGCACCGCCCCTGGGCCCCACGATGCGGGCACTGTGGAACGAACTCATCCCCGACTCCCCGGACCTGCTGCGCCGCGCCTTCAGCCTCGACACGGTGGCCGAAGAGGTCCTGTTCCTGGCCGGCCCGCTCCTTGCCGGGCTGATCGCGACGCTCGCCGCGCCGTCGGCCGGGCTGCTCCTCTCGGCGTCGCTGGTGGCCTGCGGGACGACCGCACTGGTCATTTCGCCCGCAGTGCGGCCCGCGGCGCACCGCTCCGAGGAACGCGGTGAGGCGGGGCGGCTCGGACGCGCGATCGTCCAGCCGGTCATGGCCGCCCTGGGTATCGGGTTCTGTCTGGGTACCGTCAGCCTGCTGATGGTGGCGTTCGCCAGGTTCCACCACCAGGGGGCGGCGGTGGCCTGGTGCAGCGCGGCCCTGTCAGCGGGCAGCGCGCTCGGCGGTCTGGCTTACGGCACGGTGAACTGGAAGATCTCCTCCCGCAAGCAACTGCCGATCCTGGTGGCCGGCCCGGCCATCGGCATCGGGGTGGCCGGACTGTCGCCGAACCTCACGGTGCTGGCGCTGATAGCGCTCTGCACCGGTGTCTGCATATCCCCCGGACTGTCGGCCGCGTACCTCGTGGCGAACCAGTCCGCGGCACCACAGGCCCGCGTGCGGGCTGGGACCTGGGTGAACACGGCCGTGAACGCCGGCAACACCACCGGAGCCGCGACCATCGGCTTCGCCATCTCCAACCTGCCGCTCCACACCAGCTTCGCCCTGGCCGCAGCCCCCGCACTTCTCCTTGCCGGGGCGGCCTTCCTTTTTGTCCGGGTCAAGAGTGAATCAATCCTCCAGGAGGGCTCATCAGTGGCGAGTTCCTGA
- a CDS encoding amino acid adenylation domain-containing protein has protein sequence MTEPSTLHERFREVATRWPDRCAVSTGTDAVTYGRLRELADELSDALAAELNDGEGLVALRIGRSVRAPAAVLGVLQSGRGYVPVDPDYPAARQQHILRDSGSALVVTDNGVDDDEVPVASVGPFVIARRPADPGRSQVPSGTAYVIYTSGSTGTPKGCLVGHEHVLGLFDAAGKVFDFGPDDVWTVFHNYSFDFSVWELWGALLHGGRAVMVGPAVAGDPAAFKELLAEESVSVLNQVPSVFGLLTQELELAPVELPRLRHVIFGGEALHADDIGRWNTVAAAPRAKLTNMYGTTETTVHVTYCELTEELLAEAPARTTPIGHPLPHLKVTLVDDGGLPVPDGEPGEMWVSGAGVSHGYLNRDALTAEKFVVTEDGRRCYRSGDQAVRRPDGNLYYVGRKDQQVKLRGFRIELGEVEAALRALPGIGSAACGVEENRHGDGVLIAYVVPTVGAPASSKDIRDALTACLPAHMRPQRIKYLTELPITPHGKLDRTALRTAVTA, from the coding sequence ATGACAGAGCCGTCCACACTCCATGAGCGATTTCGTGAGGTCGCAACCAGATGGCCGGACCGGTGCGCCGTGTCCACGGGCACTGACGCAGTGACCTACGGCCGACTTCGCGAGCTCGCCGACGAACTGTCCGACGCCCTGGCCGCGGAACTGAATGACGGTGAGGGCCTGGTCGCACTCAGGATCGGCCGGAGCGTGCGGGCTCCCGCAGCGGTCTTGGGCGTCCTGCAGTCCGGCCGCGGCTACGTTCCGGTCGACCCGGACTACCCGGCGGCCCGTCAGCAGCACATTCTTCGTGACTCGGGAAGCGCCCTGGTCGTCACCGACAACGGCGTCGACGACGACGAGGTCCCGGTCGCCTCGGTCGGCCCCTTCGTGATTGCCCGCAGGCCGGCAGACCCCGGGCGGTCCCAGGTGCCGTCCGGCACCGCCTACGTCATCTACACGTCGGGATCCACCGGGACACCCAAGGGCTGCCTGGTCGGGCACGAGCACGTACTCGGGCTCTTCGACGCCGCCGGGAAGGTCTTCGACTTCGGCCCGGACGACGTCTGGACGGTCTTCCACAACTACAGCTTCGACTTCAGCGTCTGGGAACTGTGGGGCGCGCTGCTCCACGGCGGACGCGCCGTGATGGTCGGCCCTGCGGTCGCGGGCGACCCCGCGGCGTTCAAGGAACTGCTCGCCGAGGAATCCGTCAGTGTCCTCAACCAGGTCCCGTCGGTCTTCGGGCTGCTGACCCAGGAACTCGAACTCGCGCCCGTGGAGCTGCCGCGGCTGCGTCATGTGATTTTCGGCGGTGAGGCGCTCCACGCGGACGACATCGGCCGCTGGAACACGGTCGCGGCCGCCCCGCGGGCGAAGCTGACGAACATGTACGGGACCACGGAGACCACCGTGCATGTGACGTACTGCGAGCTGACCGAAGAACTGCTGGCCGAAGCGCCGGCGAGGACGACTCCCATCGGACACCCCCTGCCCCATCTCAAGGTAACGCTCGTCGACGACGGCGGTCTCCCCGTGCCCGACGGCGAACCGGGCGAGATGTGGGTCAGCGGCGCCGGCGTGAGCCACGGGTATCTCAACCGTGACGCGTTGACCGCCGAGAAGTTCGTCGTCACCGAAGACGGCAGAAGGTGCTACCGCAGTGGCGATCAGGCGGTCCGAAGGCCCGACGGGAATCTCTATTACGTCGGCAGGAAGGACCAGCAGGTGAAACTACGCGGCTTCCGCATCGAACTCGGCGAGGTCGAGGCAGCCCTGCGGGCTCTCCCCGGCATCGGCTCGGCCGCCTGCGGGGTGGAGGAGAACCGCCACGGGGACGGGGTTCTCATCGCCTACGTGGTGCCGACCGTGGGCGCACCCGCGAGCAGCAAGGACATACGTGACGCGCTGACAGCCTGCCTGCCGGCCCATATGCGGCCGCAGCGCATCAAGTACCTCACGGAACTCCCGATCACCCCGCACGGAAAGCTCGACCGCACGGCTCTGCGCACCGCCGTCACCGCCTGA
- a CDS encoding alpha/beta hydrolase codes for MYRLIEKYQLLSQEVETWEWPSRALDCDKRVSVLRPVRRNSLDSALPVLFLLHGFGGTRLTWLQRTRLIEHLAGLDLMVVIPESGRRWFINDHRGMRYEDYLIGEVVPFADENIGADVRKGRRAIGGFSMGGATALMQALRHPGLFSTVISHAGAFEAPLRVGDPYSEMRQNRDSAIPSTAAHERVWGPPGSPVRLRYNPFRMMDSYTGGPDLSLYFDVGSQDYARIIGMNRNMALKIEGSGIDFEYHEREGGHDLRFLDRSLPFSLAFAAERLHREDQA; via the coding sequence GTGTACCGGCTCATAGAGAAATATCAGCTCCTGTCGCAAGAGGTGGAAACCTGGGAATGGCCGAGCCGCGCGCTCGACTGCGACAAACGGGTCAGCGTGCTCAGACCCGTACGGCGAAATTCCTTGGATTCTGCGCTTCCCGTGCTGTTTCTGCTGCACGGATTCGGTGGAACCAGGCTGACCTGGCTGCAGCGCACTCGTCTGATCGAACACCTCGCGGGCCTGGATCTCATGGTCGTTATTCCGGAGAGTGGCCGCCGGTGGTTCATCAACGACCATAGAGGCATGAGATACGAGGACTATCTCATCGGCGAGGTGGTGCCCTTCGCCGATGAGAATATAGGGGCGGATGTGAGAAAGGGGCGCAGGGCCATCGGCGGATTCTCCATGGGAGGTGCCACGGCCCTGATGCAAGCCCTGAGGCACCCGGGCCTGTTCTCCACGGTAATCAGTCACGCCGGAGCTTTCGAAGCGCCACTCAGAGTGGGTGACCCCTACTCCGAGATGCGTCAGAACCGAGATTCCGCCATTCCCTCGACAGCGGCCCACGAGCGGGTCTGGGGGCCACCGGGAAGCCCGGTACGGCTTCGGTACAACCCCTTCAGGATGATGGATTCGTATACGGGCGGCCCGGATCTGTCCCTGTATTTCGACGTCGGGTCGCAGGACTATGCGCGGATCATCGGCATGAACCGGAACATGGCGCTGAAGATCGAGGGATCGGGTATCGACTTCGAGTACCACGAACGCGAAGGAGGGCACGACCTGCGATTCCTGGACCGGTCCCTGCCCTTCTCACTCGCGTTCGCCGCCGAGCGGCTTCATCGCGAGGATCAGGCCTGA
- a CDS encoding Gfo/Idh/MocA family protein: MTFGVAIVGFGVAGRQHAAALDGVPFARVATVLERDASMDTDGLPRSADWAGLLGDPSVDLVALCVPPGNRAALAEEAVRAGKAVLLEKPPASSPAEIDRIVELGRRLGRPIGVMLQERLRLPESVLAWDWGKGAVGVLQVSRYRPSAQYRRAGWRRDPAVSLGGVTAHLAVDYLDLACQLLGEPMELRLGGIRESVPGIDSRVAGLVEFREGAVLSFVVTAETTVRSERLEVLGTDRRVLVADGAVMTGAVGLIEDHPTPSTTQLRRAVYQEMAWALATGEPLPRSGLRSARHVSVILRSVFDELNAVRT; this comes from the coding sequence ATGACATTCGGTGTGGCCATCGTCGGTTTCGGCGTGGCGGGACGGCAGCATGCCGCGGCCCTGGACGGTGTCCCGTTCGCGCGCGTCGCGACCGTCCTGGAACGGGACGCGTCCATGGACACCGACGGTTTGCCCCGCTCGGCGGACTGGGCCGGCCTGCTCGGCGACCCGTCGGTGGATCTCGTCGCCCTGTGCGTGCCTCCGGGGAACCGGGCCGCCCTCGCGGAGGAGGCCGTGCGCGCGGGGAAGGCGGTGCTCCTGGAGAAGCCCCCGGCCTCCTCGCCTGCCGAGATCGACCGGATCGTGGAGCTCGGCCGCCGACTGGGCCGCCCGATCGGCGTGATGCTCCAGGAACGGCTCAGGCTCCCCGAGTCCGTGCTCGCCTGGGATTGGGGAAAGGGGGCTGTCGGGGTGCTCCAGGTGTCCAGGTACCGGCCCAGCGCGCAGTACCGGCGAGCGGGCTGGCGCCGTGACCCGGCTGTGTCGCTCGGCGGTGTCACCGCGCATCTGGCCGTGGACTACCTCGACCTGGCATGCCAGTTGCTCGGTGAGCCGATGGAACTGCGACTGGGCGGTATCCGTGAGTCCGTACCTGGTATCGACTCACGGGTCGCGGGCCTGGTCGAGTTCAGGGAGGGTGCTGTACTCAGCTTCGTGGTCACCGCCGAGACCACCGTCAGGTCCGAGCGTTTGGAGGTCCTGGGTACGGACCGGCGCGTCCTGGTGGCCGACGGCGCCGTCATGACCGGGGCCGTCGGTCTGATCGAGGACCACCCGACCCCGTCCACCACCCAGTTGCGCCGTGCCGTCTACCAGGAGATGGCGTGGGCGCTGGCCACCGGCGAGCCGCTGCCGCGTTCTGGTCTGCGGAGCGCCCGCCACGTCTCGGTGATTCTACGGTCGGTCTTCGACGAATTGAACGCCGTAAGGACCTGA
- a CDS encoding TrpB-like pyridoxal phosphate-dependent enzyme, whose protein sequence is MSEDTARSGVPTHWYNVIADLAGYVPQERRPAQRVGRHGVQPQLPLSIYRQSVSKEPFIAIPDEVRAEYERWRPTPLVRARKLEKALGTPAKIYYKYEGVSPSGSHKLNSAVAQAYYYKKAGVRELVTGTGAGQWGTALAMACKSYDMDCTVYMVKCSYEQKPYRRLMMELNGAKVIPSPSIHTEAGRTILLKDPDCPGSLSVASSEAHEYANEGDGVRYSAGSGDNHVLLHQTVIGEEALVQMAERGEFPDTVIGAIGAGSNFAGLAFPFYRASVEAGRKTRLVAVEPMSCPKLTRGVYTWDHHDALGNTPMSKMYTLGNDFMPSPIHAGGLRYHGAAPVISWMYHEKLVEAVAYSQNEIFEAGVTFARAEQIIPAPESAHAIKHAIDRAVRARESGSVETILFNLSGHGLMDLGAYEKYMNGLLGDDSATEREVDQAVEKLTRARDEQGHGRES, encoded by the coding sequence GTGAGTGAAGACACAGCGCGGAGCGGAGTTCCGACGCACTGGTACAACGTGATCGCCGATCTTGCGGGATACGTCCCGCAGGAGCGGAGGCCGGCCCAGAGGGTGGGGCGGCACGGAGTTCAGCCGCAGCTCCCGCTCTCCATCTACCGGCAGAGCGTGAGCAAAGAGCCGTTCATAGCGATTCCGGATGAAGTGCGGGCGGAGTACGAGCGTTGGCGGCCGACGCCTCTGGTACGCGCCCGGAAACTGGAGAAGGCGCTCGGTACCCCCGCCAAGATCTACTACAAGTACGAGGGGGTCAGCCCTTCCGGTAGTCACAAGCTGAACTCGGCTGTCGCACAGGCCTATTACTACAAGAAGGCCGGGGTCCGCGAGCTGGTGACCGGGACCGGCGCCGGGCAGTGGGGCACGGCGCTGGCGATGGCCTGCAAGTCCTACGACATGGACTGCACCGTCTACATGGTGAAGTGCAGTTACGAGCAGAAGCCCTACCGCCGATTGATGATGGAACTCAACGGCGCGAAGGTCATCCCAAGCCCCAGCATCCATACCGAGGCCGGGCGGACCATCCTCCTGAAGGACCCGGACTGCCCGGGGAGCCTGTCGGTGGCCAGTTCCGAGGCGCACGAGTACGCCAACGAGGGGGACGGCGTCCGCTACTCCGCCGGAAGCGGTGACAACCACGTACTGCTGCACCAGACGGTCATCGGTGAGGAAGCGCTCGTCCAGATGGCGGAGAGGGGCGAATTTCCGGACACCGTGATCGGGGCGATCGGTGCCGGAAGCAACTTCGCCGGCCTCGCGTTCCCCTTCTACCGCGCATCGGTCGAGGCGGGCCGGAAGACGCGGCTGGTCGCGGTCGAGCCGATGTCCTGCCCGAAGCTGACGCGGGGCGTGTACACCTGGGATCACCACGACGCCCTCGGCAACACCCCGATGTCGAAGATGTACACGCTGGGGAACGACTTCATGCCGTCGCCCATCCACGCCGGAGGGCTGCGATACCACGGCGCCGCTCCCGTGATCAGCTGGATGTACCACGAGAAACTGGTCGAGGCCGTCGCCTACTCGCAGAACGAGATCTTCGAGGCGGGTGTGACGTTCGCCCGCGCCGAACAGATCATCCCGGCACCGGAGTCCGCCCACGCCATCAAGCACGCCATCGATCGGGCCGTCCGTGCCCGCGAGAGCGGTTCGGTGGAAACGATCCTCTTCAATCTGAGCGGCCATGGGCTCATGGATCTCGGCGCCTACGAGAAGTACATGAATGGCCTCCTCGGCGATGACTCGGCGACGGAGCGTGAAGTCGACCAGGCCGTCGAGAAGCTCACCAGGGCGCGGGACGAGCAAGGGCACGGCCGTGAATCTTGA
- a CDS encoding helix-turn-helix transcriptional regulator: MSADVAEEKIFGRLLESLDRVVRDVSRTQSSLRSLRVFNEALSVDGQGGQIVAIVDPDAVDTRIAEAAGECKFEVLVVQPGGSRPRAILEKAYPRDSAMLKRGVSMRTIYQHSARFCGNTQNHVESLTAIGAEVRTLDCLSRRLMIFDRHTAFISGDSEDAGVIMIKHAAVVAFLVDVFEGIWNFSQPMTSSYRTRVEGSVVSEIQNSIMKLMMTEEKDGAIARRLAISERTCRSHISKIMRRLGARNRTHLGYLIAREEGARRGREMYPDPAVDHGWGAHHGHCRPAGGLPPDRAQVA; this comes from the coding sequence GTGAGTGCGGACGTCGCAGAGGAAAAGATCTTCGGTCGGCTGCTGGAATCCCTTGATCGTGTGGTGCGCGACGTATCCAGGACCCAGTCCAGCCTGCGGAGTCTGCGAGTATTCAACGAAGCCCTGTCTGTCGACGGGCAGGGCGGGCAGATCGTCGCCATCGTCGATCCTGATGCCGTGGATACGCGGATCGCGGAAGCGGCCGGCGAATGCAAATTCGAGGTTCTGGTGGTCCAGCCCGGAGGTTCGCGGCCCCGGGCGATCCTTGAAAAGGCCTACCCTCGCGACAGTGCCATGCTCAAACGTGGTGTCAGCATGCGCACGATCTACCAGCACAGCGCACGATTCTGCGGGAACACTCAGAATCATGTGGAATCGCTGACCGCGATCGGCGCCGAGGTCAGGACCTTGGACTGTCTCTCTCGACGCCTGATGATCTTCGACCGGCATACCGCCTTCATTTCCGGCGATTCCGAAGACGCCGGGGTGATCATGATCAAGCACGCTGCGGTCGTTGCGTTCCTGGTCGACGTATTCGAGGGGATCTGGAATTTCTCCCAGCCGATGACCTCGTCCTATCGGACGCGCGTCGAGGGTTCGGTCGTGTCTGAAATCCAGAATTCAATCATGAAATTGATGATGACCGAGGAGAAGGACGGGGCGATCGCACGGCGGCTGGCGATCAGTGAGCGTACGTGCCGCAGCCATATTTCCAAGATCATGCGGCGACTCGGCGCACGGAACCGCACGCACCTGGGATATCTCATCGCGCGGGAGGAAGGGGCTCGTCGCGGCAGGGAAATGTATCCGGATCCCGCTGTCGACCACGGTTGGGGCGCCCACCACGGGCATTGCCGGCCGGCGGGAGGACTCCCGCCCGACAGGGCCCAAGTGGCCTGA